The Nitrospira tepida genome includes a window with the following:
- a CDS encoding small ribosomal subunit Rsm22 family protein encodes MTRTVSTAVLWAIETAFGQRPDSDRALLAAGVTALSQGFTKAPRLCGQRYLDQPDLLPAYLRYYLPVNLAKVQSLLDELPGDALTDQEAAPLRLLDIGSGPGTASLALLDWLVERKAEAVEVETVACDHSSAALSEARTVWDLYVRHQQVRAARLAARRMNLERTAELRALCSGKSGRFHLVCLANSLNELFNDARDPVERRCQMIQRLLEVLRPDGSLIIMEPALRDPTRALHRLRDLLLKTSACTIYSPCLHEDACPALHHPEDWCHEERAWSPPAEISRLDRQVGFIKDSLKFSYLILRKDGRTVVRRDRQLLRIVSERREFKGETRVWTCSGAGRLEVGRLDRERSGSNAEFDQAERGAIMRWRQADDDALTTGMGRVLRVRTSDLITIERPTG; translated from the coding sequence ATGACGCGGACCGTTTCCACCGCCGTTCTTTGGGCTATCGAGACGGCTTTCGGCCAACGGCCGGACTCGGATAGGGCGCTCCTGGCCGCAGGGGTGACAGCCTTATCCCAAGGTTTCACAAAAGCTCCCCGACTCTGCGGACAGCGGTATCTCGATCAGCCGGATCTGCTCCCCGCGTATCTCAGGTACTATCTGCCGGTCAATTTGGCCAAAGTGCAGTCCCTGCTGGATGAGCTTCCGGGGGATGCTCTGACGGATCAAGAAGCGGCTCCGTTGAGACTCCTGGATATCGGGTCCGGTCCCGGCACCGCGTCCCTCGCTTTGTTGGATTGGCTTGTCGAGAGGAAGGCTGAGGCTGTCGAGGTGGAGACGGTGGCCTGTGACCACTCTTCCGCGGCACTCTCCGAGGCCAGAACAGTCTGGGATCTGTATGTGCGACACCAACAGGTCCGGGCGGCCCGTTTGGCCGCCCGGAGGATGAACCTGGAACGGACGGCGGAGCTACGCGCCCTCTGTTCCGGCAAATCGGGTCGCTTTCACCTGGTGTGCCTGGCCAACAGCCTTAATGAGCTGTTCAACGATGCGCGAGACCCCGTTGAACGCCGCTGTCAGATGATCCAGCGGCTGCTGGAGGTGCTTCGTCCGGACGGATCGTTGATCATCATGGAGCCGGCGCTTCGCGATCCCACGCGGGCCCTGCACCGGTTGCGAGACCTCTTGCTCAAGACAAGCGCTTGCACCATCTATAGCCCCTGTCTCCATGAAGATGCCTGTCCGGCGCTCCACCACCCGGAGGACTGGTGCCATGAAGAACGCGCCTGGTCGCCGCCGGCGGAGATCAGCCGGTTGGACCGGCAGGTGGGGTTCATCAAAGACTCGCTGAAGTTTTCCTACTTGATTCTCCGAAAAGACGGCAGGACGGTCGTCCGGCGCGATCGCCAGCTTTTGCGGATCGTCAGCGAGCGCCGCGAGTTCAAGGGCGAGACGCGGGTCTGGACCTGCAGCGGGGCGGGCCGCCTGGAAGTCGGGCGCCTGGATCGCGAACGGTCGGGGAGCAATGCGGAGTTCGATCAAGCCGAGCGCGGCGCGATCATGCGATGGAGACAGGCCGACGACGACGCGCTCACAACGGGAATGGGGCGGGTCCTGCGTGTCCGAACCTCGGACCTTATCACAATCGAGCGACCGACGGGATAG
- a CDS encoding dual specificity protein phosphatase family protein, translating into MISKQLLVGNIEAAREVHPAIGALLLVAQEYDVTPPSWVDYAKIPLKEFTAADPQQVREAVEWIERKIGSNRVLVCCRAGMGRSASIIIAYLCCVEGMSYGEALKLVSARRPGALPLPSLEETIALVKQLRAEQAALAHEANSPDRPGGRPARTHKKIA; encoded by the coding sequence ATGATCTCCAAACAACTGCTGGTCGGCAACATCGAAGCGGCGCGAGAGGTCCATCCGGCGATCGGTGCCCTCCTGCTCGTGGCGCAAGAATATGACGTCACGCCGCCATCCTGGGTGGATTATGCCAAGATTCCTCTCAAAGAATTCACGGCGGCTGACCCGCAACAGGTCCGTGAAGCGGTCGAATGGATCGAGCGGAAGATCGGCAGCAACCGGGTGCTGGTCTGTTGCCGGGCGGGCATGGGACGGTCAGCCTCGATCATCATCGCGTACCTCTGTTGCGTGGAGGGGATGAGCTACGGCGAAGCGCTCAAGCTGGTGAGCGCCAGACGGCCTGGTGCGCTCCCCTTGCCGTCTCTGGAGGAAACCATCGCGCTCGTTAAGCAACTGCGCGCCGAGCAGGCGGCGCTGGCCCACGAAGCGAATTCCCCGGACAGGCCGGGCGGCAGACCGGCCCGAACGCACAAGAAGATCGCCTGA
- the mutM gene encoding bifunctional DNA-formamidopyrimidine glycosylase/DNA-(apurinic or apyrimidinic site) lyase: protein MPELPEAEVVARHIRDRLLGARLADYRVLRDDIVREGLNSFPWYRGATLESVERWGKSVVLAFSGKEHNRYLVAELGMTGLLLFEEAVVSRTKHTHVKLCFEGGREPSLYYWNARRFGRLYLLDQAGLLGFTSRRFGCDPLAVDWESFWQILHGRRGRLKALLMHQQVIAGIGNIYANEILFAARLHPHQPANRISKARAQVLYQAMQAVLGQAIAQGGSSIRDFVAPDGRPGLYRHDHRVYGREGEPCPRACGGSIRTRKGERTSFYCPLCQSR, encoded by the coding sequence ATGCCGGAACTGCCAGAGGCGGAGGTGGTCGCCAGGCACATCCGTGACCGATTGCTCGGAGCACGACTGGCCGATTACCGAGTTCTGCGCGACGACATCGTTCGGGAAGGGCTGAACAGCTTTCCCTGGTACCGGGGCGCCACGTTGGAATCGGTTGAGCGATGGGGGAAGAGCGTGGTTCTGGCCTTTTCGGGGAAAGAGCACAACCGATACCTCGTCGCTGAACTGGGAATGACCGGCCTGTTACTGTTCGAGGAGGCGGTGGTCTCCCGAACCAAGCACACCCACGTCAAGCTCTGTTTCGAAGGAGGGCGCGAGCCGAGCCTGTACTACTGGAATGCCCGGCGATTCGGCCGACTGTATCTGCTCGATCAGGCCGGATTGCTCGGATTTACCAGCCGCCGCTTCGGATGCGACCCCCTAGCGGTGGACTGGGAGTCCTTTTGGCAGATCCTGCATGGCCGCCGCGGCCGCCTCAAGGCGCTGCTCATGCACCAGCAAGTCATCGCAGGCATCGGCAATATCTACGCGAACGAGATCCTGTTTGCGGCCAGACTTCATCCCCATCAACCGGCGAACCGTATCTCGAAAGCGCGGGCGCAGGTGCTCTATCAAGCCATGCAGGCCGTGCTCGGGCAGGCGATTGCCCAAGGCGGCTCCAGCATAAGGGACTTTGTGGCGCCGGACGGAAGACCGGGACTCTACAGACACGATCATCGGGTGTATGGTCGGGAAGGCGAACCATGTCCGCGTGCCTGTGGAGGTTCCATTCGGACCAGAAAAGGGGAACGCACATCTTTTTACTGCCCCCTGTGTCAGAGCCGGTAA